A segment of the Solanum stenotomum isolate F172 unplaced genomic scaffold, ASM1918654v1 scaffold11069, whole genome shotgun sequence genome:
TAacctttattggaccattcaaaattctaagtctaaaaaaacttgaaaaaatatgttaaaagataaaaattatgaaaaaatataagaaatatttagaaattatatcaaagtaaatattttttatgtataaagtaaaacttaaaattatatatatacaatgtcGGGTTAGTttgatttcagattttttcCAATCCACTTATAGTCgaatttttttctctaataCCAAaacaagtcaaaccaaaccattaatcaatttttttcccaatttaactcaatttatgatttaatttaattttcgaTTTGAGTTTGTACACCGATTCTTCTATACTTTTCTGGAAGGTTTCTTTGAAGTTTGAGTAGATCACTAGTGACTAGACTATCAATTTCACGTCTATTTGAATTCAATTATTGGTAACCCAATCACGTGGGCTGGCTGCTAAGAGAATGGGAAAACTtgaagtaaattttttttttttttagttatatacAAGTTATTGAATTTTCTTAACATAAATTCTATTATCGTGACAAATGGAgtccaaatttattttaagtcacTTGTTCAAATCTTAGCCATGACACAAAAGTAATATTCTGAATTTCTTCATATGAATTTCTGATTAAACACGATATACAATATGCCAATACATTTTCCAAATAATATTCTACAAATCAAATATCAATTCAAGACTACAACAAGTAAAGTCTTACCACCAGAATAGCCTAGACCTAAACTCACCAAAATAAGTCGATACTATTGACCAACAATCACGCATCCATTCAAAATCATTGAATGTGAAGAATCGTACAAAACCAAGTGGCAAAGACTCAATCTTAGTCCTATCAATTCATATTCATGCAATAGATATGTCCCAATGATGTTAATTATATGTGTCACCATCGTAaattttccctataaatagACAACTTTGGTACTCTAAGTTAATATCATTCCACAAAAATTGAATCTATTGTGTTTAGTTCCATCAAGAAAACATGGTTTACTCTTCTTCCTATCTTCCATTGCTATTATTCACTCTTTTCCAATTAATTGTAATTCAAAACCATTTGTTTTGCAAAGCTGATCCTACTGATGGTTTCACTCCCATATCTATTAGCCAAGGCAATTTCGAAATTCAAAAGCCTTATGATGTGCCTGTGAATCAAAGGTATTCCTTCATTGATGGAGTACACAAATTTTGGGTTTACAAGACTGACAAGCCTCATACTACCTCTAGCCAAACAAAACCCCGTTCTGAAATTCGTATAACGGTAAAGTTCAAAgaaaaattcatcaattttttcaattactTGTGTATTGGTTTAATTTCAAGTTAGTTGTGGTCGATTATATTGTCAATTACTATGTCATCATAACATGACATAGTATTTTGTTTCAATGGTCAGATTTTGACTCAATCGACTAGGTATTCATGTGTCTCATTTGTACATCACAATCCTCTAGCTCTGACTCCATCTTTGTTGACTAGATCGATCGAGTCACAATTAGACCATTGGAGCATATAACCTTTAGTTCACAAGAATTTTTTATCGACCTAATTGAGATCACTActagaaaataagaaattagcAACATACAGATTTTGTAGCTATTATATGTTCTCTTGTAGTGAAAGTATCTAATAATTATTAATGTTATTATATAGGGGAATGATTATTCATCAGGTGTTCGACAATTTGAGGGATATTTCTATGTGCCAAGTGGTTCATCTGGTGTGTCAATAATGCAAGTATTTGGAGCATCACC
Coding sequences within it:
- the LOC125849833 gene encoding citrate-binding protein-like, with product MVYSSSYLPLLLFTLFQLIVIQNHLFCKADPTDGFTPISISQGNFEIQKPYDVPVNQRYSFIDGVHKFWVYKTDKPHTTSSQTKPRSEIRITGNDYSSGVRQFEGYFYVPSGSSGVSIMQVFGASPSSTTLMLRVYDGTLYYYREKVIESNIYNRWIRLNVIHDVGASKLKVYINGVLKHEPSGRGGDHHYFKFGVYTQDNESDRMESRWRGIKLFKK